Proteins encoded within one genomic window of Bradyrhizobium sp. 186:
- a CDS encoding peptide ABC transporter substrate-binding protein has protein sequence MNENEIRKFIAEVKQGTLSRRSFIQTMAAIGIAAPVASQILSWNDVAMADATLPYKPTKAGGGGPLKILIWQAPTLLNPHFAIGTKDQVASRIFFEPLAGWDKEGNLIPCLAAEVPTKANGGLAADGTSVTWKLKQGVRWHDGKPFTADDVVFTWQYAADLATAAYTTGSYKDIIVEKIDEHTVKVIFKAPTPFWADPFVGSVGQILPKHHFGDYAGAKSREAPGNLKPIGTGPYRFVEFKPGDMIRAERNPDYHVRNQPHFDTLEVKGGGDAVSAARAVLQTGEYDYAWNLLVEDEVLKRMEASGKGKVEFTPSGGVEFMILNTTDPWSEVDGERSSTKTKHPSLSDPAVRRAINCLIDREAIQKFIYGRGGIATASFVNQPSQFKSSKLKYEFDVDKANRILDEAGWKKGEDGIREKDGKKLKYVFQTSINAPRQKTQAIIKQACQRAGIDIELKSVTPSVFFSSDVGNPDTYSKLYCDMEMYNTTQPQPDPERFLNQCVSWEISNKENKWLGRNVSRWSDPEADKAYKAAQQELDPAKRAALLIKVNEIFCEANVLVPLLSRNIVGANVNSLMADISGWDVTTWNLGSWYRS, from the coding sequence ATGAACGAAAACGAAATCCGCAAGTTCATCGCGGAAGTGAAGCAAGGCACGTTATCGCGACGCTCGTTCATCCAGACAATGGCTGCGATCGGGATCGCAGCGCCGGTCGCGAGCCAGATCCTGAGCTGGAACGACGTGGCGATGGCGGATGCCACGCTGCCCTACAAGCCGACCAAGGCCGGCGGCGGCGGCCCGCTCAAGATCCTGATCTGGCAGGCCCCAACGCTGCTCAATCCGCATTTCGCGATCGGCACCAAGGACCAAGTTGCCTCGCGGATCTTCTTCGAGCCGCTGGCCGGCTGGGACAAGGAGGGCAATCTCATCCCCTGCCTCGCCGCCGAGGTTCCGACCAAGGCGAACGGCGGCCTCGCGGCGGACGGCACCAGCGTGACCTGGAAGCTGAAGCAGGGCGTGAGGTGGCATGATGGCAAGCCCTTCACCGCCGACGACGTCGTCTTTACGTGGCAATACGCCGCGGATCTCGCGACCGCCGCATACACCACAGGGTCCTACAAGGACATCATTGTCGAGAAGATCGACGAGCACACCGTCAAGGTGATCTTCAAGGCCCCGACCCCGTTCTGGGCCGACCCCTTCGTCGGCTCGGTCGGCCAGATCCTGCCAAAACATCATTTCGGCGACTATGCCGGCGCAAAGTCGCGCGAAGCGCCGGGCAATCTGAAGCCGATCGGCACCGGTCCCTACAGGTTTGTCGAGTTCAAGCCGGGCGACATGATCAGAGCCGAACGCAACCCCGACTATCACGTCAGGAACCAGCCGCATTTCGACACGCTCGAGGTCAAGGGTGGCGGCGACGCGGTCTCCGCGGCGCGCGCCGTGCTGCAGACCGGCGAATACGACTATGCCTGGAACCTGCTGGTGGAGGATGAGGTCCTCAAGCGCATGGAGGCCAGCGGGAAAGGCAAGGTGGAATTCACGCCCTCCGGCGGCGTCGAGTTCATGATCCTCAACACGACGGACCCGTGGAGCGAGGTCGACGGCGAGCGGTCCAGCACCAAGACCAAACACCCGTCGCTGTCGGATCCGGCCGTGCGCCGGGCGATCAACTGCCTGATCGATCGCGAGGCGATCCAGAAATTCATCTACGGCCGCGGCGGCATCGCCACGGCGAGTTTCGTCAACCAGCCCTCGCAGTTCAAATCGAGCAAGCTCAAATACGAGTTCGACGTCGACAAGGCGAACAGGATCCTCGACGAGGCCGGCTGGAAGAAGGGCGAGGACGGCATCCGCGAGAAGGACGGCAAGAAGCTCAAATACGTCTTCCAGACCTCGATCAACGCCCCGCGCCAGAAGACGCAGGCGATCATCAAGCAGGCCTGCCAGCGCGCGGGTATCGACATCGAGCTCAAATCGGTCACCCCCTCGGTGTTCTTCTCGTCGGACGTCGGCAACCCCGATACCTACTCGAAGCTCTATTGCGACATGGAGATGTACAACACGACGCAGCCGCAGCCCGATCCGGAGCGTTTCCTGAACCAGTGCGTCTCCTGGGAGATCTCCAACAAGGAGAACAAATGGCTGGGCCGCAACGTCTCGCGCTGGTCCGATCCCGAGGCCGACAAGGCCTACAAGGCCGCGCAGCAGGAGCTCGATCCGGCCAAGCGCGCCGCGCTGCTGATCAAGGTCAACGAGATCTTCTGCGAGGCCAATGTGCTGGTGCCGCTGCTCTCGCGCAACATCGTCGGCGCCAACGTCAATAGCCTGATGGCCGACATTTCGGGGTGGGACGTCACGACGTGGAATCTGGGGAGTTGGTATAGGAGTTGA
- a CDS encoding TetR/AcrR family transcriptional regulator: MARYDKGHRDTTRRHILEIASAQFRESGIAAVGLAGIMSEAGLTNGAFYTHFESKEDLVRAVLLDALERREQRHKDNLDNSVALETTIRDYLSPRHRDRAGTGCPTAALVSEIARHPKATRDAFTGKMSDIIALMAAQIPEGSREQRRRKAMTVYATMVGALQLSRAVSDRQLSEEILENAVEAALALVGGR, from the coding sequence ATGGCGCGCTACGACAAGGGACACCGGGACACGACGCGGCGGCACATTCTCGAAATCGCCTCGGCGCAGTTCCGCGAGAGCGGCATTGCCGCGGTGGGTCTCGCCGGCATCATGTCGGAGGCGGGCCTGACCAACGGCGCTTTTTACACGCATTTCGAGTCGAAGGAGGACCTGGTGCGCGCGGTGCTGCTCGATGCGCTGGAGCGGCGCGAGCAGCGGCACAAGGACAATCTCGACAACAGCGTCGCGCTCGAGACCACGATCCGCGACTACCTCTCTCCGCGCCACCGCGACCGCGCCGGGACCGGCTGCCCGACCGCGGCGCTGGTTTCCGAGATCGCGCGGCATCCGAAGGCCACGCGCGATGCCTTTACCGGAAAGATGTCCGACATCATCGCGTTGATGGCGGCACAGATCCCGGAAGGTTCGCGCGAGCAGCGGCGGCGCAAGGCGATGACGGTCTATGCGACCATGGTCGGCGCGCTGCAATTGTCGCGCGCCGTCAGCGACAGGCAATTGTCGGAGGAGATTCTAGAGAACGCGGTCGAGGCCGCTCTCGCGCTCGTCGGCGGGCGGTGA
- a CDS encoding MATE family efflux transporter, translating to MSVEDAAAPALSATHAVARTAAPLRRTAPSTQSASEQRRDALLTAPILPTLLKLAAPTVTVLVAQTAVNIAEAYYVGYLGTDALAGAALVFPIFMLMTMMSNGGLGSGVASSVARAVGAGRRDDAEAALFHAVVLAILAGGVFTLGVILGGPWLYRTLGGRGDALAAATLYSNYLFAGAIPVWIVNLQAAALRGSGNVKVPALVTLVGAIVTIPVSPLLIFGFGPVPRLGIGGAGIAFGLYYGAAMLFLLHYMSSGGSGLTLRIVSLRAKIFADMLKVGIPTAFNAVLTNLTVILVTAAVGLFGTSALAGYGIASRLDYIMIPLLFGISTATLTMVGVNMGAGQTARARRIGWISGVVGMILTGTIGLLVAIFPTAWLNLFSHDPEVVNEGMTYLRIVAPAYAALGFGFVTSFAAQGTGRAMGPLASSIARILIAAGGGWIAVASFGAGMAGLATMVTVSLAAYAAICVLIMLSPSTWRAE from the coding sequence ATGTCAGTCGAGGATGCCGCCGCGCCGGCTCTGTCTGCCACCCACGCCGTGGCCCGCACCGCGGCGCCGCTTCGCCGGACGGCGCCGTCCACCCAAAGCGCGAGCGAGCAAAGGCGCGATGCGTTGCTCACCGCGCCGATCCTGCCGACGCTGCTCAAGCTCGCGGCGCCGACGGTGACCGTGCTGGTGGCGCAGACCGCGGTCAACATCGCGGAGGCCTATTATGTCGGCTATCTCGGCACCGATGCGCTCGCCGGCGCCGCGCTGGTATTCCCGATCTTCATGCTGATGACGATGATGTCGAATGGCGGGCTCGGCAGCGGCGTTGCGTCCTCCGTGGCGCGCGCGGTCGGGGCCGGTCGCCGCGATGACGCCGAGGCCGCGCTGTTTCATGCCGTGGTGCTCGCCATCCTCGCCGGTGGCGTGTTCACGCTCGGTGTGATCCTCGGCGGGCCATGGCTCTATCGCACCCTCGGCGGCCGGGGCGATGCGCTCGCTGCGGCCACCCTTTATTCCAACTACCTCTTCGCCGGCGCCATTCCGGTGTGGATCGTCAATCTCCAGGCGGCGGCGCTGCGCGGCTCCGGCAACGTCAAGGTGCCCGCGCTGGTGACGCTGGTCGGCGCGATCGTGACGATCCCGGTCTCGCCGCTGCTGATCTTCGGCTTCGGACCGGTCCCGCGGCTCGGCATCGGCGGCGCCGGGATCGCCTTCGGGCTCTATTATGGCGCGGCGATGCTGTTCCTGCTGCACTACATGTCCTCCGGTGGGTCCGGCCTGACGCTGCGCATCGTGTCGTTGCGCGCAAAAATATTCGCCGACATGTTGAAGGTCGGCATTCCGACCGCGTTCAACGCGGTGCTGACCAACCTCACCGTCATCCTCGTCACCGCCGCGGTCGGCCTGTTCGGCACCTCGGCGCTTGCCGGTTACGGCATCGCCTCGCGGCTCGACTACATCATGATCCCGCTGCTGTTCGGCATCAGCACGGCGACCCTGACCATGGTCGGCGTCAACATGGGCGCCGGCCAGACCGCCCGGGCGCGCAGGATCGGGTGGATCAGCGGCGTCGTCGGCATGATCCTGACCGGCACGATCGGCCTGTTGGTGGCGATCTTTCCGACGGCCTGGCTGAACCTGTTCAGCCACGATCCCGAGGTGGTGAACGAAGGCATGACTTACCTGCGCATCGTCGCTCCCGCCTATGCCGCGCTCGGCTTCGGCTTCGTCACCTCCTTCGCCGCCCAGGGCACCGGCCGCGCCATGGGACCGCTGGCTTCGTCGATTGCGCGGATCCTGATCGCGGCCGGCGGCGGTTGGATTGCAGTCGCGAGCTTTGGCGCGGGCATGGCGGGGCTCGCCACCATGGTCACCGTGTCGCTCGCCGCCTACGCCGCGATCTGCGTCCTGATCATGCTGTCGCCTTCGACCTGGCGCGCCGAATGA
- a CDS encoding MetQ/NlpA family ABC transporter substrate-binding protein has product MSFRAALILSTVLAAWSAAATAETIKIGVTPGPHAQIFEAVKPIAAKQGLDIQLIEFSDYVVPNAALDAGDIQANSFQNQPYLDNQKADRGYKIEAVGLTVNFPIGVYSKKHKNWADIPDGGKVSIPNDPTNGGRVLLLLRDKGAIKLKDGVGFKPTVLDITENAKKLKFIEVDAAQAPRALDDVDAAAINTNYATQAGLDPVKDPILREDPKGPYVNLIAVRAADKDKPWVKVLVDAYHAPEVKEFILTKFKGAVLPSW; this is encoded by the coding sequence ATGTCGTTTCGTGCCGCCCTGATCCTCTCGACCGTGCTCGCCGCGTGGTCGGCCGCAGCTACAGCCGAGACCATCAAGATCGGCGTGACGCCGGGTCCGCATGCGCAGATCTTCGAGGCCGTGAAGCCGATCGCGGCGAAGCAGGGCCTCGACATCCAATTGATCGAGTTCTCCGACTACGTCGTGCCGAACGCCGCGCTCGATGCCGGCGACATCCAGGCCAATTCGTTCCAGAACCAGCCCTATCTCGACAACCAGAAGGCCGACCGCGGCTACAAGATCGAAGCCGTCGGCCTGACCGTGAATTTCCCCATCGGCGTCTATTCGAAGAAGCACAAGAACTGGGCCGATATCCCCGACGGCGGCAAGGTCTCGATCCCCAACGATCCGACCAACGGCGGACGTGTGCTGCTGCTCCTGCGCGACAAGGGCGCGATCAAGCTGAAGGATGGCGTCGGCTTCAAGCCGACGGTGCTGGACATCACCGAAAATGCCAAGAAGCTGAAATTCATCGAAGTCGACGCAGCACAGGCACCTCGCGCGCTCGACGATGTCGACGCGGCCGCGATCAACACCAATTATGCAACCCAGGCGGGCCTCGATCCCGTCAAGGATCCGATCCTGCGCGAGGACCCGAAGGGACCCTATGTCAACCTGATCGCCGTTCGGGCGGCCGACAAGGACAAGCCGTGGGTCAAGGTCCTCGTGGACGCCTATCACGCGCCGGAGGTCAAGGAGTTCATCCTGACCAAGTTCAAG